One stretch of Cedecea neteri DNA includes these proteins:
- a CDS encoding YbgA family protein: MNDTIPIGISACLLGENVRFDGGHKKLAFAVNELAPWVRFEPVCPEMAIGLPTPRPALRLVKLNDGELALRLSNQSEGDFTATMQAFSSRHVSGLEHLCGYIVCAKSPSCGMERVRVYDEESKNNRKSGTGVFTAELQRQLPWLPVEEDGRLCDPAIRENFVERIYTLFELNQLRKSGLTRGKLIAFHSRYKLLLLAHSQPEYRELGRFVASIEDWASLEGFFVEYRQRLMALMQHQATRRNHTNVLMHVQGYFRRQLNPRQRQELSELIARYRQGTQPLLAPITLLKHYMAEYPDRYLDQQRYFEPYPEALRLRYGN, from the coding sequence ATGAACGACACTATTCCGATTGGTATCAGCGCCTGCCTGCTGGGGGAGAATGTCCGCTTTGACGGCGGCCACAAGAAGCTGGCCTTTGCCGTTAACGAGCTGGCACCCTGGGTGCGGTTTGAACCGGTTTGCCCCGAAATGGCCATTGGTCTGCCGACGCCTCGCCCCGCGCTCAGGCTGGTGAAGCTGAACGATGGCGAGCTTGCCCTGCGTTTAAGTAACCAAAGCGAAGGCGACTTTACCGCCACGATGCAGGCGTTTTCCTCACGCCATGTCAGCGGGCTTGAGCACCTCTGCGGCTACATTGTTTGTGCGAAATCGCCGAGCTGCGGGATGGAACGAGTCCGGGTCTATGACGAAGAGAGTAAAAATAACCGTAAAAGCGGCACCGGCGTGTTTACCGCCGAGCTTCAGCGTCAGCTTCCGTGGCTGCCTGTTGAAGAAGATGGGCGCCTATGCGATCCGGCTATCCGCGAGAATTTCGTCGAGCGCATTTACACGCTGTTTGAGCTGAACCAGCTGCGCAAAAGTGGATTAACGCGGGGCAAACTCATCGCCTTCCACAGCCGCTATAAGCTTCTGCTGCTGGCTCATTCTCAGCCTGAATACCGCGAGCTGGGGCGCTTTGTGGCGTCCATTGAGGATTGGGCTTCGCTGGAGGGGTTCTTCGTTGAGTATCGCCAGCGCCTGATGGCCTTAATGCAGCATCAGGCCACGCGCCGCAACCACACCAACGTTTTGATGCATGTGCAGGGTTATTTCCGTCGACAGCTGAATCCGCGCCAGCGGCAGGAACTGTCTGAGCTCATTGCCCGCTACCGCCAGGGCACGCAGCCTTTACTCGCGCCGATCACCCTGCTGAAACACTATATGGCAGAATACCCGGACCGTTATCTCGATCAACAACGCTACTTTGAACCGTATCCCGAAGCGCTACGCCTGCGGTACGGCAACTAA
- a CDS encoding YbfA family protein: protein MSLYKEYPAHQVILRRAFAVAAGVLALPVMLFWKDRARFYSYLHRVWSKTSDKPVWMAQSEAGAFDFY, encoded by the coding sequence ATGTCTTTATATAAAGAATACCCTGCGCATCAGGTCATCCTGCGTCGCGCATTTGCAGTCGCGGCGGGCGTGCTGGCGCTGCCGGTGATGCTGTTCTGGAAAGATCGCGCACGCTTTTACAGCTATCTGCATCGCGTGTGGTCCAAAACCAGCGACAAGCCGGTGTGGATGGCGCAATCAGAAGCCGGCGCCTTCGATTTTTACTAA